A stretch of the Lolium perenne isolate Kyuss_39 chromosome 3, Kyuss_2.0, whole genome shotgun sequence genome encodes the following:
- the LOC127345503 gene encoding uncharacterized protein isoform X2 has product MPLFPVLARSENGTAANQFHVLNSSSGGSARQANDAPKLGRSVPVHAMTTYSPPATGWASAMAVALRPPFGAVTSPMQQTPPAHLLQQLMILAGSSSRAPWMQSYTQAGQPPSLFSPPGEPVVCSASPQIPAASSGAVHGAISAVQSYASGSHFNPMDIGAGRAIAAIQSDAGGMHSSPRGNGAGCGTSAIEKSDAGGNPRGTVAGCGRLASARSLEIAPVSTTAMPQAVGDGDTAAMQVLGPVLAMPTTGAAAKRKAAVRSPNGRLRKPRTPMVSRGTPAGPKKVPNKNVVAISGEPAGTQTGAQGNELPKAVSPAAPLTKGRKRKSVASGAAPSLASMAPSSAATRCSLVTRRNNRSSSTASTARAKKHTILTWLMDSGVLKEKEKMFYMTRPELAAAGNNSNCGTAKVVTGTVTRAGIHCSCCNTAMPLPAFTSHIGFSDETSQPLAWEQLLLTSGKRLLWYVQEAWKKESMRIFPAEEKAVLEQDRDSSAQAKKKLILNASRCRKYDLAVEGVNGGGDQSDDACGVCADGGQLLCCDSCPSTFHPECLGVQVPEGSWVCHYCRCFVCLARDDCHDGGLSTCQQCARKYHQQCHPSLLAGHEISPYCSKTCNKMAAKLANILGATNAAGGEGFSWSLLKIHKDSTPGSSSDSCSDIAILERNGKLAVALGVLNKCFNPMKDRRTGMDMLHQAVYSLGSEFKRLSYEGFYTMVLEKDAEIISVALVRFHGSKLAEMPFAGTLPHYQRQGMMRRLVNAVEQVLSMLEVENLLIPAVPEVVDTWKRSFGFAPVEPRLREETKQLSMVIVTGTTLLQKRIIAAAASPSSKQQPHAEDQGQAAPAAPPMSEDELAFLEMVWPVCSFTDLVAGIAYSPRPFCADPLAAAVRAPVGSGCSLGRSSAGGGAGERRSCGSQAAGSSGGGCSSSVSKIYAAAARGGSLRLGINK; this is encoded by the exons ATGCCTCTATTCCCGGTGCTGGCAAGGTCTGAGAATGGCACCGCTGCCAACCAGTTCCACGTGCTCAACTCTAGCAGCGGCGGCTCTGCCAGACAGGCGAACGACGCCCCGAAGTTGGGCCGTTCGGTGCCGGTGCACGCCATGACCACTTACAGCCCTCCGGCCACCGGCTGGGCTTCAGCGATGGCAGTGGCCCTGCGTCCTCCGTTCGGAGCTGTGACGTCACCGATGCAACAGACGCCCCCGGCGCACCTGCTGCAGCAGCTCATGATCTTAGCGGGGTCGTCTTCGCGGGCGCCGTGGATGCAGAGCTACACGCAGGCAGGCCAGCCACCATCGCTATTCTCCCCTCCAGGAGAGCCCGTGGTATGCTCTGCTTCTCCACAGATACCGGCAGCTAGCTCTGGCGCCGTCCATGGCGCCATCTCCGCTGTACAGAGCTATGCCAGCGGCAGCCACTTCAATCCCATGGACATCGGTGCCGGCCGTGCCATCGCAGCCATACAAAGTGACGCCGGCGGAATGCACAGTAGTCCCAGGGGCAACGGCGCCGGTTGTGGCACCAGCGCCATTGAAAAAAGCGACGCCGGCGGTAATCCCAGGGGCACTGTCGCCGGCTGCGGTAGACTGGCGAGCGCGCGGTCACTCGAGATCGCCCCTGTCAGTACCACTGCCATGCCACAGGCCGTGGGTGATGGAGACACCGCTGCGATGCAAGTTCTGGGCCCTGTGTTGGCCATGCCGACCACCGGAGCTGCTGCCAAAAGGAAGGCTGCAGTTCGATCGCCAAACGGCCGCCTACGGAAGCCacgcacgcccatggtgagcagggGCACTCCTGCGGGGCCTAAGAAGGTCCCCAACAAGAATGTCGTTGCCATCTCCGGTGAACCGGCAGGCACGCAAACTGGTGCCCAAGGCAATGAACTGCCGAAGGCTGTCTCCCCCGCGGCGCCGCTGACCAAAGGCAGGAAGAGGAAGAGCGTGGCCTCCGGCGCCGCACCCTCACTGGCATCAATGGCGCCGAGCAGCGCAGCCACCCGGTGCAGCCTCGTCACCAGGCGAAACAACAGAAGCAGCAGCACGGCGTCCACAGCGCGAGCAAAGAAGCACACCATCCTGACATGGCTGATGGACAGCGGTGTGCTCAAGGAGAAAGAGAAGATGTTCTACATGACGAGGCCGGAGCTTGCTGCTGCAGGCAACAACAGCAACTGCGGCACCGCAAAAGTCGTCACTGGCACGGTCACCCGGGCCGGCATTCACTGCAGCTGCTGCAACACCGCCATGCCGCTCCCAGCTTTCACCTCCCACATCGGCTTCAGTGACGAGACATCGCAGCCGCTAGCGTGGgagcagctcctgctcacgtccgGCAAGCGGCTGCTGTGGTATGTGCAAGAGGCGTGGAAGAAAGAGAGCATGAGGATATTCCCCGCGGAGGAGAAGGCGGTGCTGGAGCAGGACAGGGACAGTAGCGCGCAGGCGAAGAAGAAGCTGATTCTCAACGCCAGTCGATGCAGGAAATACGATCTCGCCGTTGAGGGGGTCAATGGTGGCGGGGACCAGAGTGACGATGCGTGCGGCGTGTGTGCGGACGGCGGGCAACTGCTGTGCTGTGACAGCTGCCCGTCGACGTTCCACCCGGAGTGCCTCGGCGTGCAGGTGCCTGAAGGCTCCTGGGTCTGCCACTACTGCCGGTGCTTTGTGTGTCTCGCCCGCGATGATTGCCATGACGGCGGCCTGTCCACGTGCCAGCAGTGCGCTCGCAAAT ATCACCAACAATGCCACCCGTCCCTGTTAGCCGGGCACGAGATCAGCCCCTACtgcagcaaaacctgcaacaag ATGGCTGCGAAGCTGGCTAATATATTGGGAGCTACAAATGCCGCCGGTGGAGAAGGCTTCTCATGGTCCCTACTGAAGATCCACAAGGACTCTACGCCTGGCTCCTCCTCAGATTCTTGCTCCGACATTGCCATACTCGAGCGCAACGGGAAGCTGGCGGTGGCGCTGGGCGTGCTGAACAAGTGCTTCAACCCCATGAAGGACAGGCGGACCGGCATGGACATGCTACACCAAGCTGTGTACAGCCTAGG ATCGGAGTTCAAGCGGCTGAGCTACGAAGGATTCTACACCATGGTCCTGGAGAAGGATGCGGAGATCATCTCAGTGGCATTGGTCAG GTTTCACGGCAGCAAATTGGCGGAGATGCCGTTCGCGGGCACGCTGCCGCACTACCAGAGGCAGGGGATGATGCGCCGCCTTGTCAACGCCGTCGAGCAG GTGCTGTCGATGTTGGAGGTGGAGAACCTGCTGATACCGGCGGTGCCCGAGGTGGTGGACACGTGGAAGCGTTCATTCGGCTTCGCGCCCGTGGAACCGCGGCTGAGGGAGGAGACCAAACAACTCAGCATGGTCATTGTCACCGGCACCACACTCCTCCAGAAACGCATCATCGCCGCTGCTGCGTCACCCTCCTCGAAGCAGCAACCACATGCTGAGGACCAGGGTCAGGCGGCACCAGCGGCGCCGCCGATGAGCGAGGACGAGCTGGCGTTCCTGGAGATGGTCTGGCCGGTCTGCAGCTTCACCGACCTCGTTGCCGGGATTGCCTACTCCCCACGCCCATTCTGCGCAGACCCGCTGGCCGCGGCCGTCAGGGCTCCCGTGGGCAGTGGTTGTAGCCTGGGGAGGAGCTCTGCTGGTGGTGGCGCTGGGGAGCGGCGGTCCTGTGGCAGCCAGGCGGCGGGCAGCTCTGGCGGCGGTTGCAGTAGCAGCGTGTCCAAGATCTACGCTGCGGCCGCGCGCGGCGGCAGCCTCCGGCTCGGCATCAACAAGTGA
- the LOC127345501 gene encoding uncharacterized protein isoform X1, producing MPTGTMRSMFVESSSSSSGSGRDSREPEPVLCAPRPRRAQVHPCSADLILGPPPFLLNSSGNNKKQREGKSKTAEHDEEDEGGWSLFGGSPPARADNPLVHDPHFLLNQRHHGAAVAASDISLAVFDSHRNNHHVPTYSNSTSHSSSFAPSYAPAVRIQGFEVSSCRSSHGSNGGGRVLSARA from the exons ATGCCGACCGGAACGATGAGGAGCATGTTCGTCgagtcgtcgtcctcgtcgtcgggCAGCGGCAGGGATAGCAGGGAGCCGGAGCCGGTGCTCTGCGCGCCGCGCCCGCGGAGGGCGCAGGTTCACCCCTGCAGCGCCGACCTCATCCTCGGCCCGCCGCCCTTCCTCCTCAACTCCTCCGGCAACAACAAAAAG CAGAGAGAAGGGAAGAGCAAAACGGCCGAGCACGATGAGGAGGACGAAGGAGGCTGGTCGCTGTTCGGCGGGTCGCCGCCTGCGCGAGCCGACAACCCGCTGGTCCACGACCCCCACTTCCTGCTCAACCAGCGCCACCACGGCGCGGCCGTCGCCGCATCGGACATCAGCCTCGCGGTTTTTGACAGCCACCGCAACAACCACCACGTGCCCACCTATAGCAATAGCACTAGCCATAGCAGCAGTTTTGCCCCGTCGTACGCGCCGGCGGTGAGGATCCAGGGCTTCGAAGTCTCTTCCTGCCGGAGCTCCCACGGCAGCAACGGCGGAGGCCGCGTGCTCTCCGCCCGCGCCTGA
- the LOC127345503 gene encoding uncharacterized protein isoform X1, with protein sequence MSRWTMSPAPSSYMKEIVSEDPASSMPLFPVLARSENGTAANQFHVLNSSSGGSARQANDAPKLGRSVPVHAMTTYSPPATGWASAMAVALRPPFGAVTSPMQQTPPAHLLQQLMILAGSSSRAPWMQSYTQAGQPPSLFSPPGEPVVCSASPQIPAASSGAVHGAISAVQSYASGSHFNPMDIGAGRAIAAIQSDAGGMHSSPRGNGAGCGTSAIEKSDAGGNPRGTVAGCGRLASARSLEIAPVSTTAMPQAVGDGDTAAMQVLGPVLAMPTTGAAAKRKAAVRSPNGRLRKPRTPMVSRGTPAGPKKVPNKNVVAISGEPAGTQTGAQGNELPKAVSPAAPLTKGRKRKSVASGAAPSLASMAPSSAATRCSLVTRRNNRSSSTASTARAKKHTILTWLMDSGVLKEKEKMFYMTRPELAAAGNNSNCGTAKVVTGTVTRAGIHCSCCNTAMPLPAFTSHIGFSDETSQPLAWEQLLLTSGKRLLWYVQEAWKKESMRIFPAEEKAVLEQDRDSSAQAKKKLILNASRCRKYDLAVEGVNGGGDQSDDACGVCADGGQLLCCDSCPSTFHPECLGVQVPEGSWVCHYCRCFVCLARDDCHDGGLSTCQQCARKYHQQCHPSLLAGHEISPYCSKTCNKMAAKLANILGATNAAGGEGFSWSLLKIHKDSTPGSSSDSCSDIAILERNGKLAVALGVLNKCFNPMKDRRTGMDMLHQAVYSLGSEFKRLSYEGFYTMVLEKDAEIISVALVRFHGSKLAEMPFAGTLPHYQRQGMMRRLVNAVEQVLSMLEVENLLIPAVPEVVDTWKRSFGFAPVEPRLREETKQLSMVIVTGTTLLQKRIIAAAASPSSKQQPHAEDQGQAAPAAPPMSEDELAFLEMVWPVCSFTDLVAGIAYSPRPFCADPLAAAVRAPVGSGCSLGRSSAGGGAGERRSCGSQAAGSSGGGCSSSVSKIYAAAARGGSLRLGINK encoded by the exons ATGTCGCGCTGGACCATGTCACCAGCGCCCTCCAGTTACATGAAAG AAATCGTATCTGAAGATCCAGCAAGCAGCATGCCTCTATTCCCGGTGCTGGCAAGGTCTGAGAATGGCACCGCTGCCAACCAGTTCCACGTGCTCAACTCTAGCAGCGGCGGCTCTGCCAGACAGGCGAACGACGCCCCGAAGTTGGGCCGTTCGGTGCCGGTGCACGCCATGACCACTTACAGCCCTCCGGCCACCGGCTGGGCTTCAGCGATGGCAGTGGCCCTGCGTCCTCCGTTCGGAGCTGTGACGTCACCGATGCAACAGACGCCCCCGGCGCACCTGCTGCAGCAGCTCATGATCTTAGCGGGGTCGTCTTCGCGGGCGCCGTGGATGCAGAGCTACACGCAGGCAGGCCAGCCACCATCGCTATTCTCCCCTCCAGGAGAGCCCGTGGTATGCTCTGCTTCTCCACAGATACCGGCAGCTAGCTCTGGCGCCGTCCATGGCGCCATCTCCGCTGTACAGAGCTATGCCAGCGGCAGCCACTTCAATCCCATGGACATCGGTGCCGGCCGTGCCATCGCAGCCATACAAAGTGACGCCGGCGGAATGCACAGTAGTCCCAGGGGCAACGGCGCCGGTTGTGGCACCAGCGCCATTGAAAAAAGCGACGCCGGCGGTAATCCCAGGGGCACTGTCGCCGGCTGCGGTAGACTGGCGAGCGCGCGGTCACTCGAGATCGCCCCTGTCAGTACCACTGCCATGCCACAGGCCGTGGGTGATGGAGACACCGCTGCGATGCAAGTTCTGGGCCCTGTGTTGGCCATGCCGACCACCGGAGCTGCTGCCAAAAGGAAGGCTGCAGTTCGATCGCCAAACGGCCGCCTACGGAAGCCacgcacgcccatggtgagcagggGCACTCCTGCGGGGCCTAAGAAGGTCCCCAACAAGAATGTCGTTGCCATCTCCGGTGAACCGGCAGGCACGCAAACTGGTGCCCAAGGCAATGAACTGCCGAAGGCTGTCTCCCCCGCGGCGCCGCTGACCAAAGGCAGGAAGAGGAAGAGCGTGGCCTCCGGCGCCGCACCCTCACTGGCATCAATGGCGCCGAGCAGCGCAGCCACCCGGTGCAGCCTCGTCACCAGGCGAAACAACAGAAGCAGCAGCACGGCGTCCACAGCGCGAGCAAAGAAGCACACCATCCTGACATGGCTGATGGACAGCGGTGTGCTCAAGGAGAAAGAGAAGATGTTCTACATGACGAGGCCGGAGCTTGCTGCTGCAGGCAACAACAGCAACTGCGGCACCGCAAAAGTCGTCACTGGCACGGTCACCCGGGCCGGCATTCACTGCAGCTGCTGCAACACCGCCATGCCGCTCCCAGCTTTCACCTCCCACATCGGCTTCAGTGACGAGACATCGCAGCCGCTAGCGTGGgagcagctcctgctcacgtccgGCAAGCGGCTGCTGTGGTATGTGCAAGAGGCGTGGAAGAAAGAGAGCATGAGGATATTCCCCGCGGAGGAGAAGGCGGTGCTGGAGCAGGACAGGGACAGTAGCGCGCAGGCGAAGAAGAAGCTGATTCTCAACGCCAGTCGATGCAGGAAATACGATCTCGCCGTTGAGGGGGTCAATGGTGGCGGGGACCAGAGTGACGATGCGTGCGGCGTGTGTGCGGACGGCGGGCAACTGCTGTGCTGTGACAGCTGCCCGTCGACGTTCCACCCGGAGTGCCTCGGCGTGCAGGTGCCTGAAGGCTCCTGGGTCTGCCACTACTGCCGGTGCTTTGTGTGTCTCGCCCGCGATGATTGCCATGACGGCGGCCTGTCCACGTGCCAGCAGTGCGCTCGCAAAT ATCACCAACAATGCCACCCGTCCCTGTTAGCCGGGCACGAGATCAGCCCCTACtgcagcaaaacctgcaacaag ATGGCTGCGAAGCTGGCTAATATATTGGGAGCTACAAATGCCGCCGGTGGAGAAGGCTTCTCATGGTCCCTACTGAAGATCCACAAGGACTCTACGCCTGGCTCCTCCTCAGATTCTTGCTCCGACATTGCCATACTCGAGCGCAACGGGAAGCTGGCGGTGGCGCTGGGCGTGCTGAACAAGTGCTTCAACCCCATGAAGGACAGGCGGACCGGCATGGACATGCTACACCAAGCTGTGTACAGCCTAGG ATCGGAGTTCAAGCGGCTGAGCTACGAAGGATTCTACACCATGGTCCTGGAGAAGGATGCGGAGATCATCTCAGTGGCATTGGTCAG GTTTCACGGCAGCAAATTGGCGGAGATGCCGTTCGCGGGCACGCTGCCGCACTACCAGAGGCAGGGGATGATGCGCCGCCTTGTCAACGCCGTCGAGCAG GTGCTGTCGATGTTGGAGGTGGAGAACCTGCTGATACCGGCGGTGCCCGAGGTGGTGGACACGTGGAAGCGTTCATTCGGCTTCGCGCCCGTGGAACCGCGGCTGAGGGAGGAGACCAAACAACTCAGCATGGTCATTGTCACCGGCACCACACTCCTCCAGAAACGCATCATCGCCGCTGCTGCGTCACCCTCCTCGAAGCAGCAACCACATGCTGAGGACCAGGGTCAGGCGGCACCAGCGGCGCCGCCGATGAGCGAGGACGAGCTGGCGTTCCTGGAGATGGTCTGGCCGGTCTGCAGCTTCACCGACCTCGTTGCCGGGATTGCCTACTCCCCACGCCCATTCTGCGCAGACCCGCTGGCCGCGGCCGTCAGGGCTCCCGTGGGCAGTGGTTGTAGCCTGGGGAGGAGCTCTGCTGGTGGTGGCGCTGGGGAGCGGCGGTCCTGTGGCAGCCAGGCGGCGGGCAGCTCTGGCGGCGGTTGCAGTAGCAGCGTGTCCAAGATCTACGCTGCGGCCGCGCGCGGCGGCAGCCTCCGGCTCGGCATCAACAAGTGA
- the LOC127345501 gene encoding uncharacterized protein isoform X2: MPTGTMRSMFVESSSSSSGSGRDSREPEPVLCAPRPRRAQVHPCSADLILGPPPFLLNSSGNNKKREGKSKTAEHDEEDEGGWSLFGGSPPARADNPLVHDPHFLLNQRHHGAAVAASDISLAVFDSHRNNHHVPTYSNSTSHSSSFAPSYAPAVRIQGFEVSSCRSSHGSNGGGRVLSARA; the protein is encoded by the exons ATGCCGACCGGAACGATGAGGAGCATGTTCGTCgagtcgtcgtcctcgtcgtcgggCAGCGGCAGGGATAGCAGGGAGCCGGAGCCGGTGCTCTGCGCGCCGCGCCCGCGGAGGGCGCAGGTTCACCCCTGCAGCGCCGACCTCATCCTCGGCCCGCCGCCCTTCCTCCTCAACTCCTCCGGCAACAACAAAAAG AGAGAAGGGAAGAGCAAAACGGCCGAGCACGATGAGGAGGACGAAGGAGGCTGGTCGCTGTTCGGCGGGTCGCCGCCTGCGCGAGCCGACAACCCGCTGGTCCACGACCCCCACTTCCTGCTCAACCAGCGCCACCACGGCGCGGCCGTCGCCGCATCGGACATCAGCCTCGCGGTTTTTGACAGCCACCGCAACAACCACCACGTGCCCACCTATAGCAATAGCACTAGCCATAGCAGCAGTTTTGCCCCGTCGTACGCGCCGGCGGTGAGGATCCAGGGCTTCGAAGTCTCTTCCTGCCGGAGCTCCCACGGCAGCAACGGCGGAGGCCGCGTGCTCTCCGCCCGCGCCTGA